In the genome of Pseudomonas protegens, one region contains:
- a CDS encoding mannose-1-phosphate guanylyltransferase/mannose-6-phosphate isomerase: MSTLIPCIIAGGAGARLWPVSRETVPKPFMRLPDGDSLLQKTFARATALKGVERLLTVTNREVFFRTLDDYRPLNQSRVELDFILEPVGRNTAPAIAAAALHISQRYGADAQLLVLPADHLIKDVAAFAAAVDQARPLAAQGWLVTFGLMPSHAETGFGYIEKGQALNDHSFQVRRFVEKPDAATAQGYVDGGLHLWNGGMFCMRADVMLQELREFAPQVLSAVEHCLERSYRKEGPHELQVELESDSFAQAPDISIDYAVMERSKKVAVVPCQLGWSDIGSWQAVRELIPADEQGNQCTGETVLHEVSNCYIDSRQRLVAAIGLDNLIIVDTPDALLIADGKRSQDVKLIAQQLKRQGHDAYRLHRTVNRPWGAYTVLEEGPRFKIKRIEVKPGASLSLQLHHHRSEHWIVVSGMARVTNGEDELLLDTNESTFIKPGRPHRLCNPGVIDLVMIEVQSGEYLGEDDIVRFNDLYGRAPIPPDTR, translated from the coding sequence ATGAGCACGCTCATTCCCTGCATCATTGCTGGTGGCGCCGGCGCCCGCCTGTGGCCGGTATCCCGCGAGACCGTGCCCAAACCCTTCATGCGCCTACCCGACGGCGACAGCCTGCTGCAGAAGACCTTCGCCCGCGCTACGGCCCTCAAGGGCGTGGAGCGGCTGCTGACGGTGACCAACCGCGAGGTGTTCTTCCGCACCCTGGACGATTACCGCCCACTGAACCAAAGCCGGGTCGAGCTGGACTTCATCCTCGAACCCGTGGGTCGCAACACCGCGCCGGCCATCGCCGCTGCGGCGCTGCACATCAGCCAGCGCTACGGCGCTGACGCACAACTGCTGGTACTGCCCGCCGACCACCTGATCAAGGATGTCGCGGCGTTCGCCGCGGCGGTGGACCAAGCCCGGCCACTGGCCGCACAAGGCTGGCTGGTAACCTTCGGCCTGATGCCCAGCCACGCGGAAACCGGCTTCGGCTATATCGAGAAAGGTCAGGCCCTGAACGACCACAGCTTCCAGGTCAGGCGCTTTGTCGAGAAACCCGATGCCGCCACCGCCCAGGGCTATGTCGATGGCGGCCTGCACCTGTGGAATGGCGGAATGTTCTGCATGCGCGCCGACGTGATGCTTCAGGAACTGCGAGAGTTCGCGCCGCAGGTGCTCAGCGCCGTCGAGCACTGCCTGGAGCGCAGCTACCGCAAGGAAGGCCCGCACGAGTTGCAAGTGGAGCTGGAGAGCGACAGCTTCGCCCAAGCGCCGGACATCTCCATCGACTACGCGGTGATGGAACGCTCGAAGAAAGTCGCCGTAGTGCCCTGCCAGCTGGGCTGGAGCGACATCGGCTCCTGGCAGGCGGTGCGCGAGCTGATCCCGGCGGACGAACAGGGCAACCAGTGCACCGGCGAAACCGTGCTGCACGAGGTCAGCAATTGCTACATCGATTCGCGCCAGCGTCTGGTGGCTGCAATCGGCCTGGACAACCTGATCATCGTCGACACCCCGGACGCCCTGCTGATCGCCGATGGCAAGCGCAGCCAGGACGTCAAACTGATCGCCCAGCAGCTCAAGCGCCAGGGTCACGATGCCTACCGGCTGCACCGCACCGTGAACCGTCCCTGGGGCGCCTACACCGTGCTCGAGGAAGGGCCGCGCTTCAAGATCAAGCGCATCGAGGTCAAGCCCGGCGCCTCGCTGTCCCTGCAGCTGCATCACCACCGCAGCGAGCACTGGATCGTGGTCAGCGGCATGGCCCGGGTGACCAACGGAGAAGACGAACTCCTGCTCGACACCAATGAGTCGACCTTTATCAAACCCGGGCGCCCACACCGGTTATGCAATCCCGGGGTCATCGACCTGGTCATGATTGAAGTGCAGAGCGGCGAATACCTGGGCGAAGACGACATCGTGCGCTTCAACGACCTGTATGGCCGGGCCCCGATCCCCCCCGACACTCGCTAA